The Paenalcaligenes faecalis genome has a window encoding:
- the tssH gene encoding type VI secretion system ATPase TssH yields the protein MLRIDLKPLFSRLNSLCTMSLEHAAGLTLSKLHYEISIEHFLLSLLEQENSDLTHLFKQSEIDVERLRHLLLLQLDQLKSGNASRPVFSPLLTDWVQEAWLISSLQLNQEKIRSGALLLTLIKRSDYYLTRTDWGRCLTGLSSDVLQQRFFELVYDSVESPLGEQEGGSSALRQSDSALEKYCEDFCAKAREHKIDPVLGRDDEIRQLIDILGRRRKNNPICVGEPGVGKTAVVEGLAQRIVSNEVPSFLQNTRLIGLDLGLLEAGASVKGEFEKRLKAVIDEIQASTQPVILFIDEAHMLIGAGGNAGGTDAANLLKPALARGELRTIAATTWSEYKKYFERDPALARRFQVVKLEAPNVEMATQILRGLKSQYEKSHGVIVRDDAVVAAVELSDRYIIGRMLPDKAVDLLDTAAARVKINLEVEPAELESLHRQIESLEREKLALCRDEQQGHMIDANRIQVINDLIATHQQDHAHVTSKWQEQKEIALGLLAKRTRLSALQESSTKDESAALDVLRQEIQQQKRIFEQLHKTQPFVFTEVTPDTVAQVVSDWTGVPLGKMQRDSAEQMLGLVTRLQERIHGQSQGLAHISSTLKAAQAGLRDPSQPLGVFLLAGPSGVGKTETALAVADELFGGEGAVTVINMSEFQDKHTISRLIGSPPGYVGYGEGGVLTEAVRQRPYSVVLLDEVEKGHLDVLNLFYQVFDKGVLADGEGRIIDFSNTVIFLTSNLGTDEITALTQQAQPTLDQVVEHIRPLLSRHFKPALLARMNVVPYYALSAEALQGIVQRKLQRLSHHFYQANRIPLFFDEAVVAMIAARCTEVETGARNVDLILRKSILPLLAEQVLASYDLTNSPIKAWHVGLNEQQQWVINAQETDNESV from the coding sequence ATGTTGCGCATTGATTTAAAACCGTTATTTTCTCGATTGAATTCGTTGTGCACCATGTCCTTAGAGCATGCGGCCGGCTTAACACTATCTAAACTGCATTATGAAATAAGTATTGAGCATTTTCTCCTTAGTTTATTAGAACAGGAAAATAGCGATTTAACGCATCTCTTTAAACAGTCAGAGATAGATGTAGAGCGCTTACGTCATTTGTTATTGCTACAGCTAGATCAACTCAAAAGTGGCAATGCTTCACGACCTGTATTTTCACCGTTATTGACCGATTGGGTTCAAGAGGCTTGGTTGATTAGTTCTTTGCAGTTAAATCAAGAAAAGATACGTAGTGGTGCTTTGCTATTAACCTTAATCAAACGATCTGATTATTACTTAACTCGTACAGATTGGGGGCGCTGCTTAACGGGATTATCTTCTGATGTATTGCAGCAGCGTTTTTTTGAGTTGGTTTACGATTCGGTCGAGTCTCCGCTCGGAGAGCAAGAAGGAGGCTCCTCTGCGCTTAGACAATCTGACTCAGCTCTAGAAAAATACTGCGAGGACTTTTGTGCCAAGGCGCGCGAACATAAGATTGATCCGGTATTAGGCCGTGATGATGAAATTCGTCAACTGATTGATATTTTGGGTAGACGGCGTAAAAACAATCCTATTTGTGTAGGTGAGCCCGGGGTAGGTAAAACGGCAGTCGTCGAAGGGTTAGCGCAACGTATTGTGAGCAATGAAGTCCCTAGCTTTCTACAAAATACACGGTTGATAGGATTGGACTTGGGTTTGCTGGAGGCCGGTGCAAGTGTAAAGGGTGAGTTTGAAAAACGCTTAAAAGCTGTTATTGATGAAATACAGGCCTCAACCCAGCCAGTTATTTTGTTTATTGATGAAGCGCATATGCTGATTGGTGCAGGAGGTAATGCGGGTGGAACGGATGCCGCTAATTTGCTTAAACCTGCATTGGCTCGAGGAGAGCTCAGAACAATCGCAGCCACAACGTGGTCAGAGTATAAAAAATACTTTGAACGAGACCCAGCATTGGCACGACGTTTTCAGGTGGTCAAGTTAGAGGCTCCGAATGTTGAGATGGCTACTCAGATACTCAGGGGCTTAAAGTCACAATACGAAAAATCGCATGGTGTGATTGTGCGCGATGATGCAGTGGTTGCTGCCGTGGAGCTATCTGATCGTTACATTATAGGTCGTATGCTGCCAGATAAGGCCGTAGACCTGCTTGACACAGCCGCAGCCCGGGTAAAAATTAACTTAGAGGTTGAGCCTGCTGAATTAGAGTCTTTGCATCGGCAAATAGAGAGTCTAGAAAGAGAAAAGCTGGCCTTATGTCGTGATGAGCAGCAGGGGCATATGATTGATGCAAATCGTATTCAGGTGATTAATGACTTGATAGCTACGCATCAGCAAGACCATGCACATGTCACGAGTAAATGGCAAGAACAAAAAGAAATAGCCTTAGGTTTATTGGCTAAACGAACGCGTCTATCGGCACTACAAGAGTCATCCACAAAAGACGAATCTGCGGCTCTAGATGTACTTCGACAGGAAATACAACAGCAAAAACGTATTTTTGAGCAATTACATAAAACTCAGCCTTTTGTGTTTACTGAGGTCACACCAGACACTGTTGCTCAGGTCGTTTCAGATTGGACGGGTGTGCCTTTAGGGAAAATGCAACGTGATTCAGCAGAGCAAATGCTGGGCTTGGTTACGCGTTTACAGGAGCGTATCCATGGTCAATCACAGGGTTTAGCGCATATTTCCTCTACGCTTAAAGCGGCTCAGGCAGGATTAAGAGACCCGTCTCAACCTCTAGGCGTTTTTCTTTTAGCTGGGCCATCGGGGGTAGGAAAGACAGAAACAGCCTTGGCCGTGGCAGATGAACTATTCGGGGGAGAAGGGGCTGTTACGGTTATCAACATGAGCGAGTTTCAAGATAAGCACACGATCAGTCGTTTAATTGGCTCGCCTCCTGGTTACGTAGGTTATGGCGAAGGTGGTGTGTTAACAGAGGCGGTACGTCAACGGCCTTATTCCGTCGTGTTGTTAGATGAGGTTGAAAAAGGGCACCTTGATGTCTTGAATTTGTTTTATCAAGTCTTTGATAAGGGTGTGCTCGCTGATGGAGAGGGACGCATTATTGATTTTAGTAATACCGTTATCTTTCTAACAAGCAATTTAGGCACAGATGAAATTACCGCCTTAACCCAGCAGGCACAGCCCACCTTAGATCAGGTGGTTGAGCATATTAGGCCTTTGCTTTCCAGACATTTTAAGCCTGCTTTATTGGCACGCATGAATGTAGTGCCGTATTACGCCTTATCTGCAGAGGCATTGCAGGGCATCGTGCAACGTAAGCTACAGCGACTCTCTCATCATTTCTATCAGGCGAATCGTATTCCCTTGTTTTTTGATGAGGCCGTGGTAGCAATGATTGCGGCGCGTTGTACCGAGGTGGAAACAGGAGCGCGAAATGTAGATTTGATTTTGCGTAAAAGTATCTTGCCCCTATTGGCAGAGCAAGTATTAGCCAGTTATGACCTGACTAACTCCCCTATCAAGGCGTGGCATGTTGGTCTAAATGAGCAGCAGCAGTGGGTGATCAACGCGCAGGAGACAGATAATGAATCAGTATGA
- a CDS encoding type VI secretion system Vgr family protein produces the protein MNQYDTDLALATFRSGVADPDLFLVHAWRGTEGVSQLYRFEIELASAQDDIDLSALLGSRATLTLRSEEGELMPWHGLITELQQTHRDQTYAYYRAVLEPQLALLRLFKQSRVYVKANNTGGADPDLATIIRATLKQCGLTEEGESVSSHFNIRVPEEDIAATRSNFICQFEESTLHFLLRRLEQAGVYFWFEQGEQRERVVFANHQTQQSLLKKDVYWRPAEALSPESTEIAISHFEHRLAVQPRGVVLRDFSVGQPNLNLTIQAKVSEDLGADDRFDAIGNMEVYGDHYSKQASGERLAALRAEEIACQRNRYLGEAQSIGLGAGMLIELNHHFRADFNQHYFIIQVSHEGKQSLPRQTTEQKEGAFYHAHFTVLPAAVQFRAPRTTSQPRVVGFVNAIIMAEGDGEYAQMNEYGCYQVRFLFAPTSSGEEQANSAWVRMATPYAGSQHGMSFPLLKGTEVLVSFLSGNPDRPVIVAAIPNEHNPSLRNEQNATQPVLRTAGQNALEFEDRKGQQYARLVSPEKNTVLQLGADAAHPEQGGIRLATTAHTGLISSSYIHDVSAIFKQEIGQKGQVDLDPEPRLAFQQIKDKQMAAYLEEQACLPNATAPQQLKALAAKVKSYQSEKSMLDWMIENALSKKEIDDELIKILVEKRDSLNSKIKDWDELITAIESNKEDEESKKKLKDIFVVKTADSSGKNDGDDADKKDGMVNTFTTGVNNSFSLSLDNSFYCGRKNDVSLSQSFALNMGSEATINLNERLSYNLTSSTDFTAFENKQVNNDYDEISVNRKVKSTNSTMDVIKQEEKSTSRSITVLNGFDVDVGGTYKLRASPKGSVDMQCGLSAMQLSDKDAVIKFNKSTVSMDTNSVTLSAGVNTRLGVSTQGLTMAGPNVTISPDGFLRLG, from the coding sequence ATGAATCAGTATGATACAGACTTGGCTTTAGCTACATTTCGAAGTGGGGTTGCTGACCCTGACTTGTTCTTAGTTCATGCGTGGCGGGGTACAGAGGGTGTTTCACAGCTCTATCGTTTTGAGATTGAACTGGCTTCTGCCCAAGATGATATTGATCTATCTGCATTACTGGGTAGTCGGGCAACGTTAACGTTACGGTCTGAAGAGGGTGAGCTGATGCCTTGGCACGGCTTAATTACCGAACTACAGCAGACTCATCGCGATCAAACTTATGCGTATTATCGTGCTGTTTTAGAGCCTCAGTTAGCGTTGTTGCGCTTATTTAAGCAATCTAGAGTTTATGTAAAAGCGAATAATACAGGTGGCGCTGACCCTGATTTAGCCACGATTATTCGAGCCACACTTAAACAGTGTGGTCTAACCGAAGAAGGGGAATCCGTTTCCTCTCATTTTAACATTCGAGTTCCCGAAGAGGATATTGCCGCAACACGATCGAACTTTATCTGTCAGTTCGAAGAAAGCACCTTACATTTTTTATTACGTCGTCTAGAGCAAGCGGGCGTGTATTTCTGGTTTGAACAAGGCGAGCAGCGTGAGCGAGTCGTTTTTGCTAATCACCAAACACAGCAGTCTTTACTAAAAAAAGACGTGTACTGGCGACCTGCGGAAGCGTTAAGTCCAGAGTCAACCGAGATCGCGATTAGTCATTTTGAACATCGTCTTGCCGTGCAGCCTCGCGGAGTGGTGTTGCGCGATTTTTCTGTTGGGCAGCCTAACCTTAACCTGACGATACAGGCAAAGGTGAGCGAGGATCTGGGTGCAGATGATCGCTTTGACGCAATAGGAAATATGGAGGTGTATGGTGATCACTATAGTAAGCAGGCCAGTGGTGAACGATTAGCCGCTTTACGGGCTGAGGAAATTGCATGCCAACGTAATCGCTATCTGGGTGAGGCGCAGTCCATTGGTTTAGGGGCTGGGATGTTGATTGAGCTTAATCATCATTTTCGTGCTGATTTTAATCAGCATTACTTCATTATTCAGGTCTCACACGAGGGTAAGCAGTCTTTGCCCCGGCAAACGACTGAGCAAAAAGAAGGCGCTTTTTATCACGCTCACTTTACCGTATTACCTGCCGCAGTTCAGTTTCGTGCACCGCGTACGACCTCTCAGCCGCGAGTGGTTGGGTTTGTTAATGCCATTATTATGGCAGAGGGTGATGGTGAGTATGCGCAGATGAATGAGTACGGTTGCTACCAAGTACGGTTTTTATTTGCACCCACTTCATCGGGCGAGGAACAGGCCAATTCTGCTTGGGTACGGATGGCTACGCCTTATGCAGGAAGCCAGCATGGCATGAGCTTTCCATTGTTAAAAGGCACAGAGGTGTTGGTGTCTTTTCTCAGCGGTAATCCAGATCGGCCTGTGATTGTAGCGGCTATTCCAAATGAACATAATCCAAGCCTGCGCAATGAGCAGAATGCAACACAGCCAGTATTACGTACAGCAGGGCAAAATGCGCTTGAGTTTGAGGATAGGAAAGGGCAACAGTATGCACGTTTGGTTTCGCCTGAGAAAAATACGGTATTACAGCTAGGTGCTGATGCGGCTCACCCAGAGCAGGGGGGGATTCGTTTAGCGACTACAGCGCATACAGGCTTAATCAGTTCTTCTTATATTCATGATGTTTCTGCGATTTTTAAACAGGAAATAGGACAAAAAGGCCAAGTTGATCTGGATCCTGAACCTCGATTGGCATTTCAGCAGATTAAAGATAAGCAAATGGCGGCGTATCTAGAGGAACAAGCTTGCTTACCTAATGCGACTGCTCCTCAGCAGCTCAAAGCATTAGCCGCCAAAGTAAAAAGCTATCAGTCCGAGAAAAGCATGTTGGATTGGATGATTGAGAATGCCTTATCTAAAAAAGAAATTGACGATGAGTTAATTAAGATATTGGTTGAAAAAAGGGATTCACTCAATTCAAAAATAAAAGACTGGGATGAGTTAATAACGGCAATTGAATCAAATAAAGAGGATGAAGAGAGTAAAAAGAAACTCAAGGATATTTTTGTAGTAAAGACAGCGGATAGCTCAGGTAAAAATGACGGTGATGATGCGGATAAAAAAGACGGTATGGTTAATACTTTCACGACGGGTGTTAATAATTCGTTTTCTTTATCTTTAGATAATTCCTTTTATTGTGGAAGAAAAAATGATGTCTCACTGTCTCAATCATTCGCTTTGAATATGGGCTCTGAAGCAACAATCAATCTGAATGAAAGATTGTCTTATAACTTAACATCATCGACTGATTTCACTGCATTTGAAAATAAACAGGTCAATAATGATTATGATGAAATTAGCGTTAATAGAAAAGTAAAGTCTACCAATTCGACAATGGATGTTATCAAGCAGGAGGAAAAATCCACTTCTCGTTCAATTACCGTTCTTAACGGCTTTGATGTAGATGTAGGCGGGACATATAAACTGAGAGCCTCTCCGAAGGGCAGTGTTGATATGCAGTGTGGATTAAGTGCGATGCAGCTTTCTGATAAAGATGCCGTAATAAAGTTTAATAAATCTACCGTGAGCATGGACACTAACAGTGTGACGCTTTCTGCTGGCGTAAATACTCGGCTAGGTGTATCGACGCAAGGCTTAACGATGGCGGGGCCAAATGTGACTATTAGCCCCGATGGTTTTCTGCGCTTAGGGTAG
- a CDS encoding DUF2169 family type VI secretion system accessory protein, which translates to MEIKKPDHCLLLQSYHVIDNQPLLFISLGYVVDQHQHLLAEQEVWPWLLSSSDQEPIDLVFKKKHGTFAVVGKAYANREQGMAEKMAVTAQIGALKKSVYVFGDRYWAQGLTGWRSSDPRPFSSLPLDLSTAFGGEGYPCNPYGKGYSPSGVQVGSPLPNVERIDQLILSPDDTPPPATFRALPVSSPDKQRWLGQVDELWQQHHFPWLPVDTDARWFDGVPEDQVQPSYWQGTESWSVQGMHPEKHEVSGVLPGLRPRLVLRQTSATLAETEKLTEAELDLDTIWLFPNEQRVLLWYRAAIAVSREDAADVLALMVLTENNQESKKTIQEVAEVWAEPTVPEVLAANSVVLPAIPLSAEAVAFQEELIAGIKAEFAEQIQKVNQHLAQLATQTPIEIPPIAIDLPEIEATLLTPQGIEAEDADLFSQQLQQDIERELAQARQQAEASLREIARHTGLDEESLIEISRSASKPTIKDDRQVIDLLAQAPIDADLRELLQQKMEQQNQQEQHILQQLESAQSSDSFLEAEDDFPSDSIAILSYVAQGGVLAGRVLTNLSFARMDLTQVSFEQAILEQCCFDGACLKQANFNGARVKSCSFQSVDAIESTWLQADLLDSDFTDAKLNTANFSQVTSEGSVFNQANLANAILEYGFFQSAEFNHAQFCQALLTGVSFIQCQLKNADFSASLLKDARFAEQSDATGAVFTNAMLMTASLQNTCFNEADFSYAELSHVFIKQCSFERSQAAYCIAKHIEVLDSQFVSSQWPGANLMYASFRHTHLLNVDFRGTNLFGVEARTAQITGVLLEGAFVERSAFSQYLNV; encoded by the coding sequence ATGGAAATCAAAAAGCCAGATCATTGTTTGCTATTACAAAGTTACCATGTCATTGATAACCAGCCATTGCTATTCATTTCATTGGGATATGTGGTTGACCAGCATCAGCATCTTTTAGCAGAGCAAGAGGTGTGGCCTTGGCTTTTATCTTCTTCAGATCAGGAACCCATAGACCTCGTATTTAAAAAGAAACATGGCACATTTGCTGTAGTTGGTAAAGCGTATGCCAATAGAGAGCAAGGCATGGCTGAGAAAATGGCGGTGACAGCTCAGATAGGCGCACTAAAAAAATCAGTGTATGTATTTGGAGATCGATATTGGGCGCAAGGGCTGACAGGTTGGAGATCAAGCGATCCCAGACCTTTTAGTAGCCTTCCTTTGGACTTAAGTACTGCTTTTGGGGGGGAGGGTTACCCTTGTAATCCGTATGGTAAAGGTTATAGCCCAAGCGGTGTGCAGGTGGGTAGTCCTTTGCCCAACGTGGAGCGAATAGACCAGTTGATTCTAAGCCCAGACGATACGCCGCCGCCTGCTACATTTCGGGCACTTCCTGTGAGTTCTCCTGATAAGCAACGTTGGCTTGGGCAGGTTGATGAGTTATGGCAGCAACACCATTTTCCTTGGTTACCTGTTGATACGGATGCGAGGTGGTTTGATGGCGTTCCAGAGGATCAAGTGCAACCCAGTTATTGGCAAGGGACTGAGTCTTGGTCTGTGCAGGGGATGCACCCCGAGAAACATGAGGTTTCTGGGGTGTTGCCCGGGTTACGACCACGTTTAGTTCTGCGACAAACATCAGCAACATTAGCAGAGACCGAAAAGCTAACAGAGGCCGAGCTAGATTTAGACACCATATGGCTTTTTCCGAATGAGCAGCGCGTTTTATTGTGGTATCGCGCTGCGATTGCTGTGAGTAGAGAGGATGCTGCGGATGTGTTGGCACTTATGGTGTTAACAGAAAACAATCAGGAGTCTAAAAAAACCATTCAAGAGGTAGCTGAGGTCTGGGCTGAACCGACTGTGCCAGAAGTGTTGGCCGCCAACTCAGTCGTTTTACCTGCCATTCCCTTATCTGCAGAAGCAGTGGCTTTTCAAGAAGAGCTGATCGCAGGGATAAAAGCTGAGTTTGCTGAACAGATACAGAAAGTGAATCAACATTTAGCACAACTAGCTACGCAGACTCCAATTGAGATTCCACCGATTGCAATAGATCTGCCAGAGATTGAGGCAACGCTTTTAACTCCTCAAGGGATTGAAGCAGAAGACGCTGATCTGTTTTCACAGCAATTGCAGCAGGATATTGAAAGAGAGCTAGCACAAGCACGTCAGCAGGCGGAGGCATCGTTACGAGAGATAGCGCGTCATACCGGTTTGGATGAGGAGTCATTGATTGAAATATCACGCTCGGCTTCCAAACCGACGATAAAGGATGATAGGCAAGTCATTGATTTATTAGCTCAAGCTCCGATTGATGCGGATTTGCGCGAGTTATTACAACAAAAAATGGAGCAACAGAATCAACAAGAACAGCACATTTTGCAGCAGTTAGAAAGCGCTCAATCAAGCGATTCCTTCTTAGAGGCGGAAGATGATTTTCCCTCTGACTCAATAGCAATCCTGTCTTATGTTGCTCAAGGGGGCGTATTAGCGGGACGGGTACTCACCAATCTGAGCTTTGCACGGATGGATTTAACGCAGGTAAGTTTCGAGCAGGCTATTCTAGAACAGTGCTGCTTTGATGGGGCGTGCTTAAAACAAGCTAACTTTAACGGAGCTAGGGTTAAGAGCTGTTCTTTTCAATCGGTGGATGCCATCGAAAGCACATGGCTACAAGCCGATCTCTTGGATTCTGATTTTACTGACGCGAAATTGAATACCGCCAATTTCAGTCAGGTGACAAGTGAAGGTTCAGTATTTAATCAAGCCAATTTAGCTAATGCCATTTTGGAGTATGGTTTTTTTCAGAGTGCAGAGTTCAATCATGCCCAGTTCTGCCAAGCCTTATTGACCGGGGTCAGTTTTATACAGTGTCAATTAAAAAACGCAGATTTTTCTGCCTCTTTGCTTAAGGATGCACGTTTTGCCGAGCAAAGTGATGCTACTGGGGCCGTATTTACGAATGCGATGCTGATGACAGCGAGTTTACAAAATACGTGTTTTAACGAGGCCGATTTTTCGTATGCGGAATTAAGTCATGTTTTTATTAAGCAATGTTCGTTTGAGAGGAGTCAAGCGGCCTATTGCATCGCAAAACACATCGAGGTGTTGGATAGTCAATTCGTCTCCTCTCAATGGCCAGGCGCTAACTTAATGTATGCCTCTTTTAGACATACGCATTTACTGAATGTGGATTTTAGAGGTACCAATTTATTTGGAGTGGAGGCGAGAACTGCGCAGATTACAGGTGTTTTGCTAGAGGGTGCTTTTGTTGAACGCAGTGCATTTAGCCAGTATCTAAACGTATAG
- a CDS encoding pentapeptide repeat-containing protein: protein MALTANELLELAQKGVVRGVDLSHGVYDGLCLDALRFEQVNAYQTTFSGGSLNDTVWVDCHLSEAHFQQLSLVNSFFTGCELGQATFESVALQRTYWQQSNMQAVNLSTSDVAGSTFSQVNLQQARLPVRFGPAYLTECDVTGLRLPPQSHWFQVQSVQCCFDNSQFVGAHLEQVAIHKSQLFQADFSQVHAPYLSLWQSQAAEAIFIDAHLMGANFESVNLTKADFSRAHLEKASLAKACAKQARFIAAQMDYVNGAHLQATLADFSQAQLWLSNFHAAQVDGVIVAESALRSMQPKDELLLRAEQWQPATHWHIEPKNKGVI from the coding sequence ATGGCTTTAACAGCTAACGAACTATTAGAGTTGGCTCAAAAGGGGGTGGTGCGTGGTGTGGACTTATCTCATGGCGTGTATGACGGCTTATGTTTGGATGCTCTGCGCTTTGAGCAGGTGAACGCCTATCAGACAACCTTTAGTGGTGGTAGTTTGAATGACACGGTATGGGTGGATTGTCATTTATCTGAGGCTCATTTTCAGCAGTTATCTTTGGTAAACAGCTTTTTTACTGGCTGTGAGCTAGGTCAAGCAACCTTTGAGAGTGTGGCGTTACAGCGTACCTATTGGCAGCAATCCAACATGCAAGCTGTTAATTTGTCCACTAGCGATGTGGCAGGCAGTACGTTTAGTCAGGTGAACTTACAACAAGCACGATTGCCGGTGCGATTTGGGCCAGCTTATCTCACAGAGTGCGATGTAACAGGGTTAAGGTTGCCGCCTCAGAGTCATTGGTTTCAGGTGCAGAGTGTGCAGTGTTGTTTTGATAACAGTCAGTTTGTTGGTGCGCACTTAGAACAAGTGGCCATACATAAAAGTCAGTTATTTCAGGCTGATTTTAGTCAGGTGCATGCCCCTTATTTGTCGTTATGGCAGTCTCAAGCAGCGGAAGCTATTTTTATCGATGCGCATTTGATGGGCGCTAACTTCGAGAGTGTCAACCTAACAAAGGCTGATTTTAGTCGAGCTCATTTAGAAAAAGCCTCATTGGCTAAGGCGTGTGCTAAGCAAGCTCGGTTCATAGCAGCACAGATGGATTATGTAAATGGAGCACACCTTCAAGCTACCTTGGCTGATTTTTCTCAAGCGCAATTATGGCTCAGTAACTTTCATGCCGCACAAGTAGATGGCGTGATAGTGGCAGAGTCTGCTCTGAGATCCATGCAGCCTAAAGATGAACTATTACTTCGAGCAGAACAATGGCAGCCAGCGACACATTGGCATATTGAACCAAAAAATAAAGGGGTTATCTGA
- a CDS encoding DUF3540 domain-containing protein, translating into MSSIHVEEKKNDVSECSARLLHAQVYAVEMDKYGVVSAEGCFWLPVAVSCLVQPMVGDKVLISQASAEAYILAVLTRTKAAQAVISLPDNAQIKVKRGMLTIQASEGIHLATEGALALRANHGVLHTEQMHIHSQRLMTSGAKYCASWQSSNVKIDEQQEHIGQLRQHISQRQTHISGHDELRANSQRLVIAQDWRVRTKSTDLRAQNQMVIDGEKIHLG; encoded by the coding sequence ATGTCCTCAATCCATGTTGAAGAGAAAAAAAATGATGTATCAGAATGTTCGGCACGACTTTTGCATGCACAGGTGTATGCCGTGGAGATGGATAAATATGGTGTTGTTAGTGCGGAAGGGTGTTTCTGGTTGCCTGTGGCAGTGAGCTGTTTAGTGCAGCCTATGGTGGGTGATAAGGTGCTCATTTCCCAAGCATCGGCAGAGGCATACATTCTAGCGGTATTAACAAGAACCAAAGCGGCGCAAGCCGTGATTAGCTTACCGGACAATGCTCAGATCAAAGTGAAGCGTGGAATGCTAACGATACAGGCCTCGGAGGGAATTCATCTTGCCACAGAGGGGGCCTTAGCTTTGCGGGCAAATCACGGGGTATTGCATACAGAGCAGATGCATATTCATAGTCAACGCTTGATGACTTCCGGCGCTAAATATTGTGCCTCTTGGCAGTCCTCGAATGTGAAAATTGATGAACAACAAGAACATATTGGTCAGCTTAGACAACATATTTCTCAGCGTCAAACACATATCTCTGGTCATGATGAGCTGAGAGCAAATTCACAACGACTAGTGATCGCTCAGGATTGGCGGGTTCGTACTAAAAGCACTGACTTACGCGCTCAAAATCAGATGGTGATTGATGGTGAAAAAATCCATTTAGGCTAA
- a CDS encoding DUF4150 domain-containing protein, protein MFMLNNGGSQALASLDVCKTPTPAGPIPIPYVNISTTQLAAPGGLVPKVLVTNMPALNQASQLQLSNGNEPGTAGGVMSSKFIGPVSFTNGSLKVMVGGKPAVRMGCMTGQNGTPQNAVGSVMTPSQTKVQVGG, encoded by the coding sequence ATGTTTATGTTGAATAACGGAGGCTCACAGGCTCTTGCGAGTTTAGATGTGTGCAAAACCCCAACGCCAGCTGGGCCTATACCTATTCCCTACGTCAATATCAGTACGACTCAATTAGCAGCCCCGGGTGGGCTAGTGCCTAAAGTGTTAGTCACTAATATGCCCGCTTTAAATCAAGCCAGCCAGTTGCAACTTAGTAATGGTAACGAGCCGGGTACTGCAGGCGGGGTCATGAGTAGTAAGTTCATTGGTCCTGTGTCTTTTACTAATGGCAGTCTTAAAGTCATGGTAGGGGGTAAGCCTGCGGTACGAATGGGATGTATGACGGGTCAAAATGGGACGCCACAAAATGCAGTTGGATCGGTGATGACCCCCAGTCAAACTAAAGTTCAAGTCGGAGGCTAG
- a CDS encoding type VI secretion lipoprotein TssJ, with protein MNMARKIGNYLRPMLAFALCMSLIGCGMFKTQSKEEALEKMQWEYGDNAIHLQLDAGPDLNWWGDQPHTLLLVVVQMDDLSAMEAYRSSAKAMSDLLLAETAPSGLLTLKRFFIEPGVKRDLQLARVDQSRYVGVVLGYQHLDPKRSIRLYQIGADMDRKGWVFRQYQAKPEPLKIELRLGAEGVEASHSERQPIKPVIQPKSGLIETAISE; from the coding sequence ATGAATATGGCTCGAAAAATAGGTAATTATTTAAGACCTATGCTGGCATTCGCTCTATGTATGAGTTTGATCGGGTGTGGCATGTTTAAAACGCAGTCCAAAGAAGAGGCCTTAGAGAAAATGCAGTGGGAGTACGGTGATAACGCCATCCACCTTCAGCTTGACGCGGGCCCAGACTTAAATTGGTGGGGAGATCAGCCACACACCTTACTACTGGTTGTGGTGCAGATGGATGATTTGAGTGCGATGGAGGCATACCGGAGCAGTGCGAAAGCAATGAGTGATTTGCTACTAGCTGAGACAGCACCATCAGGCTTACTCACTTTGAAGCGGTTTTTTATTGAACCGGGTGTAAAGCGTGATTTACAGCTTGCGCGCGTCGACCAGAGTCGTTATGTGGGGGTGGTGTTGGGGTATCAGCATTTAGATCCAAAGCGAAGTATTAGGCTGTATCAAATAGGGGCAGATATGGATAGGAAGGGATGGGTTTTTCGACAGTATCAGGCTAAGCCTGAGCCCTTGAAAATCGAGTTACGTTTAGGAGCTGAAGGTGTTGAGGCAAGTCACTCTGAACGGCAGCCTATTAAACCTGTGATTCAGCCTAAGTCAGGGTTGATCGAAACGGCTATTAGCGAGTAA